The Calderihabitans maritimus genome contains a region encoding:
- a CDS encoding YbjQ family protein, translating into MSKMILETCELKQDYEVLGLVKGSRVRAVNALNDMTSALKNIIGGELGSYSKLLKETRDAVMDDMIKEAKALGADATIAVRFTSSQVAQGSAEIVVYGTAIKLKG; encoded by the coding sequence ATGAGCAAAATGATACTGGAGACTTGTGAACTTAAACAAGATTATGAGGTATTAGGCTTGGTAAAAGGATCCAGGGTCAGGGCCGTCAATGCCCTTAACGATATGACTTCTGCTCTGAAGAACATCATTGGTGGAGAACTGGGCTCCTACAGTAAGCTTCTCAAAGAAACTAGGGATGCGGTTATGGATGATATGATTAAGGAGGCTAAAGCTTTAGGTGCCGATGCCACTATAGCTGTACGTTTTACTTCCAGTCAAGTAGCCCAAGGGTCAGCTGAGATTGTTGTTTATGGCACTGCAATAAAACTGAAGGGCTGA